One genomic region from Methanobrevibacter woesei encodes:
- a CDS encoding ABC transporter permease — protein MNKKIINFAKYKIIRFIILMVAVAIFSFILLDLSPIDPVNAYLNNAPVSAAQRAMLESYWGVGVPLTDKIFHWLLNLLQGDLGTSLIYRMPVVEVIVQKASASIVLMFISWVASGIIGFGLGVLAGKNKDTWIDKAVKTYCYILQSAPSFWIGLVLLMVFAIWLGWFPVGYSVPIGVSSSDATILEWASRLVLPALTLSMVGVASIALYTRNELINVLSTDYALFAKSRGEKDWTLIKRHGIRNILLPAITLQFLSFNELFGGAVLVEQVFNYPGIGQTAVDAGLQSDVPLLLGIVLFSAVFVFVGNLIADILYYFIDPRIKENEVIE, from the coding sequence ATGAATAAAAAAATAATAAACTTTGCAAAGTATAAAATCATCCGTTTTATCATTTTGATGGTAGCAGTAGCTATCTTTAGTTTTATACTTCTAGATTTATCTCCAATTGACCCAGTTAATGCATACTTAAATAATGCGCCAGTATCTGCTGCACAAAGAGCAATGCTTGAAAGTTATTGGGGTGTTGGAGTTCCATTAACAGATAAAATATTTCATTGGTTACTAAATCTATTACAAGGAGATTTAGGAACCTCTTTAATTTACCGTATGCCTGTAGTTGAAGTCATAGTTCAAAAAGCTTCAGCATCCATAGTTTTAATGTTTATTTCATGGGTAGCAAGTGGAATTATTGGATTTGGATTAGGAGTGCTTGCTGGAAAAAACAAAGATACTTGGATAGACAAAGCTGTTAAAACCTATTGTTACATTCTACAATCCGCTCCTTCATTCTGGATTGGTCTTGTGTTACTTATGGTATTTGCAATATGGCTTGGATGGTTCCCAGTTGGATATAGTGTCCCAATTGGAGTATCAAGTTCTGATGCAACAATCTTAGAATGGGCTTCAAGGTTAGTGCTTCCAGCATTAACTTTAAGTATGGTTGGAGTTGCATCCATAGCTCTTTACACACGTAATGAGTTAATTAATGTTTTATCCACAGATTATGCATTATTTGCAAAATCCAGAGGAGAAAAAGACTGGACTTTAATTAAACGTCATGGAATTAGAAATATTTTACTTCCTGCAATCACCTTACAATTCTTATCATTTAATGAGTTATTTGGTGGTGCAGTGTTAGTTGAACAAGTATTTAATTATCCTGGAATTGGACAGACAGCAGTAGATGCTGGTCTTCAAAGTGATGTGCCATTATTACTTGGTATTGTACTTTTTAGTGCGGTGTTTGTATTTGTTGGAAATTTAATTGCAGATATTTTATACTATTTTATTGATCCAAGAATAAAGGAGAATGAGGTAATTGAATAA
- the argS gene encoding arginine--tRNA ligase — MYFEIEKQAKDAIIKAIDNFDCEIDTDFKLEFPPNPDLGDLASTISFALAKQLRRAPDGIAEELASCIEVPEIFEKVKAVGPYVNFFVDYSKFSKMLLDYVTDDYGQLEKVDEKIVLEHTSANPNGPLHIGHVRNSIFGDSLTRLLKLAGRDVETQYYVNDMGRQIAIIVFGITELGLKIEDQEGDKIDHKIGRLYFKTNQKLKEDESLNSHVDAIIKRYENGGDEQLNALFEEVVESCLSGIKETLHRININHDDFVWEGQFVRNGDVDSLVDYFTKEGFVRHDEVTYIDLIDFQIEKEFVLRRSDGSSLYSTRDLAYHRWKATQGDVVLDILGSDHKLAAKQINVIFKEILREIPPEVIFYEFITLPEGSMSTRRGVFISVDELVDEAVKRAASEIESRNPDLTPEEIKPIAEDIGIGAIRFFINKLSPEKHITFKWDEALSFERGCASIQYAHARACKLLKKSGKDVSSLEIADNWDVNDNEQDLVRTIAKFPQVVEDSANKMRVHNITQYCQDLANSFNKFYKEEQVIGSDLEDTRLILVDKARVTLRNALDILGVSAPEKM; from the coding sequence ATGTATTTTGAAATAGAAAAACAAGCTAAAGATGCTATTATTAAAGCAATTGATAATTTTGATTGCGAAATTGACACAGACTTCAAATTAGAATTTCCTCCTAATCCTGATTTAGGAGATTTAGCTAGTACTATCTCTTTTGCTCTTGCTAAACAGTTAAGAAGAGCTCCAGATGGAATTGCTGAAGAATTGGCTTCTTGTATTGAAGTTCCTGAAATTTTTGAAAAAGTAAAAGCAGTTGGACCTTATGTTAACTTCTTTGTTGATTATTCAAAATTCTCTAAAATGTTACTTGATTATGTAACTGATGATTATGGTCAACTTGAGAAAGTAGATGAAAAAATTGTTTTAGAACATACTTCTGCAAATCCTAATGGTCCTTTACATATTGGACATGTAAGAAATTCTATTTTTGGTGATTCTTTAACACGTCTTTTAAAATTAGCTGGTCGTGATGTTGAAACACAATATTATGTAAATGATATGGGAAGACAAATTGCTATTATTGTCTTTGGTATTACTGAATTAGGTTTAAAAATAGAAGACCAAGAAGGAGATAAAATTGACCATAAAATTGGTAGACTATATTTTAAAACTAATCAAAAGTTAAAAGAAGATGAAAGTTTAAATTCACATGTAGATGCTATCATTAAAAGATATGAAAATGGTGGGGACGAACAATTAAATGCATTATTCGAGGAAGTAGTTGAAAGTTGTTTGTCTGGAATTAAGGAAACTCTTCATAGAATCAATATTAATCATGATGACTTTGTATGGGAAGGTCAGTTTGTACGTAATGGGGATGTTGATTCATTAGTTGATTACTTTACTAAAGAAGGATTTGTTCGCCATGATGAAGTTACCTACATTGATTTGATTGATTTCCAAATTGAAAAGGAATTTGTTTTAAGAAGATCTGATGGTAGTTCTCTTTATTCCACAAGGGATTTAGCATATCACAGGTGGAAAGCTACTCAAGGAGATGTAGTTTTAGATATTTTAGGTTCTGACCATAAATTAGCTGCTAAACAAATAAATGTAATCTTTAAAGAAATTTTACGTGAAATTCCACCAGAAGTTATTTTCTATGAATTTATTACATTGCCAGAAGGTTCAATGTCTACAAGAAGAGGAGTTTTCATATCTGTAGATGAACTTGTTGATGAAGCTGTAAAAAGAGCAGCTAGTGAAATCGAGTCAAGAAATCCTGATTTAACTCCTGAAGAAATAAAACCAATAGCTGAAGACATTGGTATTGGAGCTATTAGATTCTTTATTAACAAATTATCTCCTGAAAAACACATCACTTTCAAATGGGATGAAGCTTTAAGCTTTGAACGTGGATGTGCTTCTATTCAATATGCTCATGCAAGGGCATGTAAATTACTTAAAAAATCAGGTAAAGATGTATCTTCATTAGAAATAGCTGATAACTGGGATGTTAATGATAATGAACAAGATTTAGTTAGAACCATAGCTAAATTCCCACAAGTTGTTGAAGATTCAGCTAATAAAATGAGGGTTCACAATATTACTCAATATTGTCAAGACTTAGCTAACAGCTTTAATAAATTTTATAAAGAAGAACAAGTTATTGGTTCTGATTTAGAAGATACTAGATTAATTTTAGTTGATAAAGCTAGAGTAACTTTAAGAAATGCATTAGATATTTTAGGAGTTTCTGCTCCTGAAAAAATGTAG
- a CDS encoding signal peptidase I, translated as MYLTSKKEIVAYVIIILLALLLAQHLNVVVSGSMEPEFYRGDIVVVEKANLFGLGIQEFDPNDVQVGDIVVYNAEWVDEAVIHRVINITEINGSTYFVIKGDNNDVPDPYYVSPDQITDRVVTWGDDPLIIPYIGNINLWLRGL; from the coding sequence ATTTATTTGACTAGTAAAAAAGAAATAGTTGCCTATGTTATTATTATTCTCTTGGCTTTATTACTTGCACAGCACTTAAATGTTGTTGTTTCTGGAAGTATGGAGCCTGAATTCTATAGAGGAGATATAGTAGTAGTTGAGAAGGCTAATTTATTTGGCCTAGGAATACAGGAATTTGACCCTAATGATGTTCAAGTTGGAGACATTGTTGTTTATAATGCAGAATGGGTTGATGAAGCTGTTATTCATAGGGTGATTAATATTACTGAAATCAATGGTTCTACTTATTTTGTAATTAAGGGGGATAATAATGACGTTCCAGATCCTTATTATGTAAGCCCAGATCAGATTACAGATAGAGTTGTAACTTGGGGTGATGATCCTCTTATTATACCTTATATTGGTAATATAAACCTTTGGTTAAGAGGTTTATAA
- a CDS encoding ABC transporter permease, which produces MNKRKNKNGPWVLYHANLRTKTIVILSLAVVLLLAIFISSLFIGYIPTSNDIYQLPSLEHIFGTDWMGRDMFQRTIAGLGLSVGVGGFAAIISTFIAIFLGLLASFNKYTDELVAGIIDLFGSIPHILLIILLSICFGGGFYGVIMGVGLTHWTPLARVLRSEVKQIKTTEYIKLSQNLGKSKLWIAIKHIFPLVLTQIIVGVILMFPHAIMHEASITFLGFGLPPHEPAIGVILSESMNYLSSGYWWLAFFPGLSLLILVLLFDLIGDKLQKLINPETATQ; this is translated from the coding sequence TTGAATAAAAGAAAAAACAAAAATGGGCCATGGGTACTATACCATGCAAATTTAAGGACAAAAACAATTGTAATCCTTTCACTTGCTGTAGTTCTTCTTCTAGCTATTTTCATAAGTAGCTTATTTATTGGATACATACCAACAAGCAATGACATCTATCAACTTCCATCTTTAGAACATATCTTTGGAACTGACTGGATGGGACGTGACATGTTCCAGCGTACCATAGCGGGTTTAGGATTAAGTGTTGGTGTTGGTGGATTTGCAGCAATTATAAGTACATTTATTGCAATCTTTTTAGGATTACTTGCAAGTTTTAATAAGTACACTGACGAATTAGTTGCAGGAATAATTGATTTATTCGGTTCAATACCCCATATTTTACTTATAATTCTTCTCTCCATATGTTTTGGAGGAGGATTTTATGGTGTTATCATGGGTGTTGGTTTAACTCACTGGACACCACTAGCTAGGGTTTTAAGATCAGAAGTAAAACAGATAAAAACAACAGAGTATATTAAACTATCTCAAAACCTTGGAAAATCAAAATTATGGATAGCTATTAAACATATATTCCCATTAGTATTAACACAGATTATTGTAGGAGTTATTCTAATGTTTCCTCATGCTATAATGCATGAAGCAAGTATTACATTTTTAGGTTTCGGATTGCCTCCTCATGAACCTGCAATCGGTGTTATTTTATCAGAATCCATGAATTATTTATCCTCTGGATACTGGTGGCTAGCATTCTTCCCAGGATTATCTCTATTAATCTTAGTATTATTATTTGACTTAATTGGAGATAAATTACAAAAATTAATTAATCCAGAAACTGCAACACAATAA